The Croceibacterium sp. TMG7-5b_MA50 genome segment CTGGCCGGCAACCTGCGCACTGGCGTCCCGATGGGCACACCGGTGTTCGACGGCGCGCGGGAACAGGACGTGTCCGACATGCTGATCAAGGCGGGCTATGCCTCGTCCGGCCAGTCGACGCTGTATGATGGCCGCACCGGCGAGGCGTTCGATCGCCCCGTTACCGTGGGCATCATCTACATGCTGAAGCTGCATCACCTGGTGGACGACAAGATCCACGCGCGTTCCATCGGCCCCTACTCGCTCGTCACCCAGCAGCCGCTGGGCGGCAAGGCGCAGTTCGGCGGCCAGCGCTTCGGCGAGATGGAGGTGTGGGCGCTGCAGGCATACGGTGCGGCCTACACGCTGCAGGAAATGCTGACGGTGAAGTCCGACGACGTGGTCGGCCGAACCAAGGTGTACGAGGCGATCGTCAAGGGCGACGACACGTTCGAGGCCGGCATTCCCGAAAGCTTCAACGTGCTCGTCAAGGAGATGCGCTCGCTGGGTCTTAACGTCGAACTCGCCTCCATGGACGAGGGCGAGGATGACGACGGCCTGCAGATCGCGGCGGAGTGACAGGTGGCCGGGCGGCAGCGATGCCGCCCGCCGCTGTCCCAAGATTTTCCCCCTCATGGGATGAAAACAGATGAATGAACTGACCAAATTCACGAACCAGCTGGCCAAGCCCGAGACGTTCGACCAGATCCAGATCGGCATCGCCAGCCCGGAGAAGATCCGGTCCTGGTCCTTCGGCGAGATCAAGAAGCCGGAGACGATCAACTACCGCACGTTCAAGCCCGAGCGTGACGGCCTGTTCTGCGCGCGCATCTTCGGTCCCGTGAAGGATTACGAGTGCCTGTGCGGCAAGTACAAGCGCATGAAGTACAAGGGCGTGGTGTGCGAGAAGTGCGGCGTCGAGGTGACCGTCACCAAGGTCCGCCGCGAGCGCATGGGCCATATCGAGCTGGCCGCGCCCGTTGCGCACATCTGGTTCCTGAAGTCGCTGCCGAGCCGCATCGGCCTGCTGCTCGACATGCAGCTGAAGCAGCTTGAGCGGGTCCTGTACTTCGAGGCGTATATCGTCACGGAACCTGGCCTGACGCCGCTGGAGAAGTTCCAGCTGCTGTCCGAGGACGAGCTGCTCGACGCGCAGGACGAGTATGGCGAGGACGCCTTCACCGCCGATATCGGCGCGGCGGCGGTCAAGACCATGCTGATGGACCTGGACCTGGAGCAGGAGCGCAAGGACCTGCTGGGGGAGCTGGAGACCACCAAGTCGACGCTCAAGCCCAAGAAGATCATCAAGCGGCTGAAGGTCGTCGAAAGCTTCATCGATTCCGGCAACCGTCCGGAATGGATGATTCTGGAGGTCGTGCCGGTCATCCCGCCCGAACTGCGCCCGCTGGTCCCGCTGGACGGCGGCCGGTTTGCGACGTCCGACCTCAACGACCTGTACCGCCGCGTCATCAACCGCAACAACCGCCTGAAGCGGCTGATGGAACTGCGCGCGCCCGACATCATCGTGCGTAACGAGAAGCGCATGCTGCAGGAGGCGGTCGACGCGCTGTTCGACAACGGCCGTCGCGGCCGCGTCATCACCGGTGCCAACAAGCGTCCGCTGAAGTCGCTCAGCGACATGCTGAAGGGCAAGCAGGGCCGTTTCCGCCAAAACCTGCTGGGCAAGCGCGTCGACTACTCGGGCCGTTCAGTTATCGTGACCGGGCCGGAGCTGAAGCTGCACCAGTGCGGCCTGCCCAAGAAGATGGCGTTGGAGCTGTTCAAGCCGTTCATCTACGCGCGCCTCGACGCCAAGGGTCTGTCGATGACCCTGAAGCAGGCCAAGAAGTGGGTCGAGAAGGAGCGCAAGGAAGTCTGGGACATCCTGGACGAGGTGATCCGCGAGCACCCGGTGCTGCTGAACCGCGCGCCCACGCTCCACCGTTTGGGCATTCAGGCGTTCGAGCCGGTGCTGATCGAGGGCAAAGCGATCCAGCTGCACCCGCTGGTCTGCTCCGCCTTCAACGCCGACTTCGACGGCGACCAGATGGCCGTTCACGTTCCTCTGTCGCTCGAAGCGCAGCTGGAAGCGCGCGTGCTGATGATGTCGACCAACAACATCCTCAGCCCCGCGAACGGCAAGCCAATCATCGTGCCTTCACAGGACATGGTGCTGGGACTGTACTACCTCTCGATGGACCGCGAAGGCGAGCCGGGCGAAGGTAGCGTGCTGGCGGACCTGGCAGAGGTGCACCAGGCGCTGCATGTCGGCGCGGTCACGCTGCACACCAAGATCGTCAGCCGCGTTCCGCAGACCGACGAGAAGGGCAAGCAGTACATGGCCCGCGTGGAAACCACGCCCGGTCGCATGCTGATCGGCGAGTGCCTGCCCAAGAGCCACCGGGTGCCCTACAGCGTCATTAATCGCCTTCTGACCAAGAAGGAGATCGGCGACGTGATCGACCAGGTGTATCGCCACACCGGCCAGAAGGACACGGTGCTGTTCGCCGACGCCATCATGGCGCTGGGCTTCCGCAACGCGTTCAAGGCCGGCATCAGCTTCGGCAAGGATGACATGATCATCCCCGACAGCAAGGTGCAGCTGGTGGACGAGACCAAGGCGCTGGTTGCCGATTACGAGCAGCAGTACCAGGACGGCTTCATCACGCAGCAGGAGAAGTACAACAAGGTGATCGACGCCTGGAGCCGTTGCGGCGACCAGGTGGCGAACGCCATGATGGACGAGATCCGCGCGGCGCCGCTGGACGAGAATGGCCGGCAGAAGCCGATCAACTCGATCTACATGATGAGCCATTCGGGGGCGCGTGGTTCGCCGGCGCAGATGAAGCAGCTCGCCGGCATGCGCGGCCTGATGGCGAAGCCTTCGGGCGAGATCATTGAGACGCCGATCATCTCCAACTTCAAGGAGGGCCTGACCGTCCTTGAATACTTCAACTCCACCCACGGCGCCCGCAAGGGGCTGGCGGACACGGCGTTGAAGACGGCGAACTCCGGCTACCTGACGCGCCGCCTCGTCGACGTGTCGCAGGATTGCGTCATCGGCGAGATCGATTGCGGCACCGAACGCCTGCTGGAGATGCGCGGCATCATCCAGGGTGGCAGCGTGATCGCCTCCCTAGCGGAGCGTATCCTGGGGCGCACCGTGGGCGAGGACATCGTCAACGCCACCACCGGAGAGGTGATCGCCAAGGCCGGCACCCTGCTGGACGAACCGATGGTGAAGATCATCGAGGATGCCGAGGTGCAGGTGGCGAAGATCCGGTCGCCGCTGGTGTGCGAGGCGAAGGTCGGCGTGTGCGCCACCTGCTACGGCCGTGACCTGGCCCGTGGTACGCCGGTGAACATCGGCGAGGCGGTCGGCGTCATCGCGGCGCAGTCCATCGGCGAGCCCGGCACGCAGCTGACCATGCGTACGTTCCACATCGGTGGCGCGGCACAGGTGAACGAGACCAGCCATCTGGAATCGATCAGCGACGGCCGCGTGGAGTATCGCGACATCCCGACCATCACGGACAAGCGCGGCCGTCGGCTGTCGTTGGCCCGCAATGGCGAGATCGCGGTGATCGACGCCGAGGGTCGCGAGCGCGCCATCCACCGCGTGCCCTACGGTACCGTGCTGATGCACGAGAACGGCGGGACCGTGAAGGAAGGCGATCGCCTGGCCGAGTGGGACCCGTTCACCCTGCCGATCATCACGGAAACCGCCGGTATCGTCCGGTATCAGGACCTGGTGGAAGGCAAGACGCTGGAAGAGCGGGTGGACGATGCCACCGGCATCGCCCAGCGCGTGGTGATCGAGTACCGGGCGGCCGGCCGTTCCAAGAAGGAGGACCTGCGTCCGCGCCTGACCCTGCTGAACGAGGCAGGTGGCGAAACGGAGGCTGCGCGCTACATGCTGGCGCCCGGCACCACCATGTCGGTCGAGGACGGGCAGCAGGTCGAGGCGGGCGACATCCTGGCGCGTGCCAGCCGTGAAGCCGCCAAGACCCGTGACATCACCGGCGGTCTGCCGCGCGTGGCCGAACTGTTCGAGGCGCGGAAGCCCAAGGACAACGCGATCATCGCCAAGATCAGCGGCCGGGTGGAATTCGTCCGCGACTACAAGGCGAAGCGCAAGATCGCGATCATCCCGGAAGAGGGCGATCCGGTGGAATACCTGATCCCCAAGACCAAGGTGATCGACGTCCAGGAAGGCGACATGGTCCGCAAGGGCGATACGCTGATCTCGGGCTCCCCCGATCCGCACGACATCCTGGAAGTGCTGGGTGTCGAGGCGCTGGCCGAGTACCTGGTGAACGAGATTCAGGAGGTCTATCGTCTGCAGGGCGTGAAGATCAACGACAAGCACATCGAGGTGATCGTTCGCCAGATGCTGCAAAAGGTCGAGATCAGCGATGGTGGCGACACCACCCTGCTGCCGGGCGAGCAGCTTGACCTGGCGGAGATGCTGGAGGTCAATGCCGGCCTGCCCAAGGGTAAGGCGCCGGCGGCTGGCTTCCCCATCCTGCTGGGCATCACGAAGGCGAGCCTGCAGACACGGTCGTTCATCTCGGCCGCGTCGTTCCAGGAGACCACCCGCGTGCTGACGCAGGCGGCGGTCGAAGGGAAGAAGGACATGCTGAACGGTCTGAAGGAGAACGTGATCGTCGGACGCCTCATCCCTGCCGGTACCGGTGCGGGCATGAATCGACTGCGGGTCACCGCCACCAGCCGTGATGCCGCCATCCGTGCGCAGTGGAAGCGGGCGCAGGAGGCTCTGATCGCTGCCAATACGGCGGAGGAGGAGCACGCTGCCGAGCTGCTGCAGGGTGAAGAGGCGGCGATCGGCGACGATCCGCTGGCCCGGATGGAAGGGGAGACGCATGGCACCGATGCCGATGCCGGCGACTACCTGATCCAGAGCGACGAGACGCCTGAAAGCGAGCCCGACGCCGAATAAGCGTCGCAGCCGCGGCCAGGATCAACCCCGTCGGGCCTTTGGGTCCGGCGGGGTTTTTCTTTGCCCCGGCCAAGCGGTTGTGCGCTGCACCACCGCTTGATCCGGCGCGGCCACGGTCCACATACCGCTCGGTACGTAATTCTTTCTGGAGCCGATTTCCGCATGACCGACACCGCCGTCCTGTTTCAGCCGTTCCGCAGCCCCAAGCTGGAACTCGCCAACCGCATCGTCATGGCGCCGATGACGCGCAACAAGGCGCCCGACGGCGTGCCGGGTCCGGCGAACGCCGCCTATTATCGCCGCCGGGCGGAGGCGGATGTCGGGCTGATCCTGACGGAAGGCACGGTGATCGACCGGCCATCCAGCCGTAACCTGCCGCACATCCCGGACTTCCATGGCGATGCCGCTCTTGCCGGATGGCAGGTGGTCGCGGATGAGGTCCACGCCGCCGGGGGCAGGATCGGGCCGCAGATTTGGCACACCGGGGGCACGCCCAGCAGCGATCCTGATTACCGGCGCGGTCCGCTCGACAGCCCGTCCGGCCTCAATGGTCCGAACGATCCTGCCGGCGAGCCGATGAGCGAGGAGGCCGTCGCCGACACGATCGCCGCCTTCGGCCGCGCGGCCGGCGATGCGCAGCGGCTGGGCTTCGATACGCTGGAGCTGCACGGGGCGCACGGCTACCTGATCGACCAGTTCTTCTGGGCGGCGACCAACCAGCGCACCGACCGGTTTGGCGGCGCCACCATTGGCGAGCGTGCGCGCTTCGGCGCGGAGGTCGTGGCAGCGGCGCGTGCCGCGGTTGGGCCGGACTTCCCGATCATCCTGCGCCTCAGCCAGTGGAAGCAGCAGGATTACACTGCCCGACTGGCCAATGATCCGGCGGAGCTGGAGCAGTGGCTGGCACCGCTGGTGGATGCCGGCGTCGACATTCTGCACTGTTCGCAGCGGCGTTTCTGGGAGCCGGAGTTCCCGGAGCTGGACGGCGAAGATGGCCTGAACTTCGCCGGCTGGGCCAAGAAGCTGACCGGCCTGCCGACCATCAGCGTCGGCTCCGTCGGGTTGTCGGGTGAGTTCCTCGGTTCCTTCGCGGGCGAAGGTTCGCAGGTGACCGAGCTTGACCGGCTGATCGCGCGCATGGAGCGGGACGAGTTCGACCTGATCGCCGTCGGCCGCGCGCTGCTGGCCGATCCACACTGGGTGGAGAAGATCCGCGCCAACCGGGCGGACGAACTGCGGGACTTCGACGTGGCGGCGCTGAAGGAACTCGCCTGACGCTTGGCGGCGGGGCGGGCGGGGGGTAGGGTGCGGGTCATGCGCATCGCTCCCCTGCTCGCCCTGTCGACTGGCCTAACACTGCTGGCCGCGTGCCAGCCTGCCGATCCGCCCGGCAGCGCACCGGTGGTGAGCGCAGCCACCATCGCCGGCGAATATCGCGTGACCACGCTGGATGACACACCGGCCGACTTGCCGGAGCCGATGCAGGCGGCCATCACTCCGACCCGCATCGATGTGCGATCGGGCTGCGTCCGCTTTGCTTTCGACTACCAGCTGGAAGGCGATGTCCTCAACCTGACCCCCGCTCCGGTCCCCTCCTGCCGCCGCGCATTGCTGCCGGCGGAACAGAAGGTGCAGGACGTGCTGGCGACCGGGCCGACGATCACCCGTCTGGCTGACGAGAGCCTGAAGGTCGGCGGCGCGACGGCCAGCTTCGTTCTCGCGCCCGGCTGACCTTCCACGCGGGCCACGATCTGCTAGCGGGCGGGGCATGAACGTCACCACCCGTTTCGCCCCGTCCCCCACCGGCCGGCTGCATGTCGGCAATATCCGTACCGCGCTGCACAACTGGCTGCTGGCGCGGGCGGCAGGCGGACGCTTCCTGCTGCGCATCGACGACACCGATGCCGCGCGCAGCGAGGAGCAATTTGTCGATAAGATCCGTGCCGATCTCGCCTGGCTGGGACTGGTGCCGGATGGGGAGGAGCGGCAATCGGCCCGGCTGTCGATCTACGAGCAAGCGTTCAATCGGCTGCGTGCGGCCGGACGGATCTACCCGGCCTATGAGACGCAGCAGGAGCTGGAGCTGAAGCGCAAGGTGCTGCTGGGCCGCGGATTGCCGCCGATCTACGACCGGGCGGCGCTGCACTTGAGCGAGGCCGAGCGGGCGGAGAAGGAGGCTGCGGGCATCGCGCCGCACTGGCGCTTCCTGCTCGACCATGCGGAGCCGATCAGGTGGCAGGACGGTATTCGCGGCGCGCAGCACTTCGACCCGGCCGCCTTGTCCGATCCGGTGGTGCGGCGCGCCGACGGATCGTGGCTGTACATGCTGCCTTCCGTCATCGACGACATCGAAATGGGCGTGACGGACGTGCTGCGGGGCGAGGATCACGTCAGCAACACCGCCCTGCAGATCCAGATGTTCACCGCCATGGGTGCCGGGCCACCCCGCTTCGCGCACGAGGCGCTGCTGGTCGGAAGCGAGGGCAAGTTGTCCAAGCGACTGGGCTCGCTCGGCTGCGATGCGCTGCGGGATGACGGCATTGAACCCGAAGCGTTGCTGTCGCTGCTGGCGCGGCTCGGCACCTCGCAACCGGTCGAGCCACAGCCGGACATTGCGGCGCTGGTGCCCGGCTTTGACCTCGCAACGTTCGGGCGGGCGCCGGCCCGCTTCGATGCGGAGGAACTGGCGCGGGTGAACGCGGCTGTGATTCACCAATTGCCGTTCGCTCGGGTCGCCGACCGGCTGCCCGCAGGCATGGGGGCACAGGCGTGGGAAGCGGTGCGGCCGAACCTGCATCGCATCGGCGAGGCAGCCGATTGGTGGCAGGTGATCGAGGGGCCGGTGACCCCGCCCCCCTTTGATGAGGAAACGCGCGCGTTCCTGCAGCTCGCCGCCGATCTCGACAGGTGGGGCGATGATCCGTGGGCTGTGCTCACTGCGGCGCTGAAGGAGGCAACGGGGCGCAAGGGGCGCGCATTGTTCCTGCCATTGCGTCAGGCACTGACGGGCCTTGATGCAGGGCCCGACATGCATCGGCTGCTGCCGTTGATCGGGCAGGTGCAGGCGCGCAGGCGGCTGCTTGCTGCTGCAGCGCAATAATTTTGGCTTGGCAGCATGATATATTGATACTAGCGGGCGTGTAACAGAATTACATAGCGGACTCGCCTCATGCCTCGCCAACTGCTCCTTGCCGCGTCCTGCCTTGCCGGCAGTCTCCTCGTCACGCCGGTTCTGGCGCAGCAGCAGGTGGATGGTGATCGGGCGGAGGTATTGCGCGGACCGATCATCGTCACGGCCCCGGGACTTGCGCGACTGGACCTGCTGGCCGGGACCAGCGTGATCGAGGGCGAGGACCTGCAGCGCAACTTGAAGGGGCAGATCGGCGACGTAATTGCCAAGCTGCCCGGCGTCAGCACCACCGCCTTCGTCCCCGGTGCCTCCCGCCCGATCCTGCGCGGCCTTGGTGGCGACCGCGTGCGCGTGCTGGTCGATGATCTCGGCACGGCCGACGCCGGCAATGTGTCGGACGATCACGCCGTTACCGTCGATCCGCTGATCGCGCAGCGGGTGGAGGTGCTGCGCGGGCCGGCGGTGCTGCTGTATGGCAGCCAGGCGATCGGCGGCGCGGTCAATGTGGAGACCAGCCGCCTGCCCGACCGGGTACCTGATGCGCCGCAGGTCAATGCGCTGGTCGGGGCTGACACGGCCTTCAACCGCTTCCAGGGTGGGGCCAGCTTCGACCTGCCGCTATCGCAGAGCCTGTCGTTCCATGTCGATGGCGCATATCAGGAGACCGGCGACCTGGAGATCCCCGGCTACGCCGTGGCGCCCGACCTCCGGACCGACCTGCTGGCCGATGCGGCCGAGCATGCGGCAGAAGGCGAGGCGGAGGAAGCGGCCGAGCTGACCGAGGCGGCGAGCCGCCGGCGGCGGGTGCCCAATTCCGCCAGCGAGCAGAAGAGCGCCGCCGCCAGCCTCAACTGGTTTTCCGGCAATAGCAGTCTGGGTGCCGCCTTCAGCTGGTATGACACCGCCTATGGCGTGCCGGAGCGGCCCGGCGCGGGGCACGCGCACAGCGAGGAGGCGGAAGACCACGACCACGACCATGATCACGCTGAACACGAGCACGAGGAAGGGCACGAACATGGCGATGTTACCATCGGCATGCAGCAGTACCGGGGCGACCTGAAGGGCGTCCTGGACCTTGGCACCGGCTTTTTCGATGAATTGCGCACCCGCTGGGCCTACACCGATTATCGCCATACCGAGTTCGAGGGTGACGAGGTCGGGACCGTGTTCACCGTGGAGACCGTGGAAGGGCGCGCTGAGCTGGTCCAGACGCCGCGGGATGGCTGGTCGGGATCGATCGGCGCGCAGTACCTGCATACCGATTTCGGTGCCGTCGGGGCCGAGGCGTTCGTTCCGCCGAACGTGACCGAGACCTTCGCCCTGTTTGCGCTGCAATCAGTAGAGCTTGGCCTGGCCGAGTTGCAGGCGGGCGCGCGCTACGACAACACCTCCATCGATGTGGAGACGCTGGGTGAGCAGCGTGACTTTGACGGCTTTTCCGGCTCGCTCGGCCTGTCGCTGCCGCTTGGCGGGACCGGCCTGCGCGCGGGTGTCGTCGGCAGCCATGCGGAACGGGCGCCCACCACGACGGAATTGTTCGCGGAAGGGCCGCATATCGCCACGCAGCAGTTCGAGATTGGCAATGCCGATCTCGACAAGGAGCGTAGCTGGGGATTGGAAGGCTATGTCCGCGGCAGCTTCGGCGGGGCGCAGCTATCGGCGTCGGTATATCATAGCTGGTTCGACAACTTCATCTATCTGACCGACACGGGTGTGGAGGAAGATGGTCTGCCGGTGTCGACCTTTGCGCAAGGGGGCATGAACCTGTTCGGCGCGGAAGGGGAGGTGCAGTTCCCGCTGGTCGATACAAGCCGGTTCGATCTGGCGGCGGATCTGCGCGCCACCTATACCCGCGCCACGCTGGACGAAGGT includes the following:
- a CDS encoding glutamate--tRNA ligase; this translates as MNVTTRFAPSPTGRLHVGNIRTALHNWLLARAAGGRFLLRIDDTDAARSEEQFVDKIRADLAWLGLVPDGEERQSARLSIYEQAFNRLRAAGRIYPAYETQQELELKRKVLLGRGLPPIYDRAALHLSEAERAEKEAAGIAPHWRFLLDHAEPIRWQDGIRGAQHFDPAALSDPVVRRADGSWLYMLPSVIDDIEMGVTDVLRGEDHVSNTALQIQMFTAMGAGPPRFAHEALLVGSEGKLSKRLGSLGCDALRDDGIEPEALLSLLARLGTSQPVEPQPDIAALVPGFDLATFGRAPARFDAEELARVNAAVIHQLPFARVADRLPAGMGAQAWEAVRPNLHRIGEAADWWQVIEGPVTPPPFDEETRAFLQLAADLDRWGDDPWAVLTAALKEATGRKGRALFLPLRQALTGLDAGPDMHRLLPLIGQVQARRRLLAAAAQ
- a CDS encoding NADH:flavin oxidoreductase; the protein is MTDTAVLFQPFRSPKLELANRIVMAPMTRNKAPDGVPGPANAAYYRRRAEADVGLILTEGTVIDRPSSRNLPHIPDFHGDAALAGWQVVADEVHAAGGRIGPQIWHTGGTPSSDPDYRRGPLDSPSGLNGPNDPAGEPMSEEAVADTIAAFGRAAGDAQRLGFDTLELHGAHGYLIDQFFWAATNQRTDRFGGATIGERARFGAEVVAAARAAVGPDFPIILRLSQWKQQDYTARLANDPAELEQWLAPLVDAGVDILHCSQRRFWEPEFPELDGEDGLNFAGWAKKLTGLPTISVGSVGLSGEFLGSFAGEGSQVTELDRLIARMERDEFDLIAVGRALLADPHWVEKIRANRADELRDFDVAALKELA
- a CDS encoding TonB-dependent receptor, with translation MPRQLLLAASCLAGSLLVTPVLAQQQVDGDRAEVLRGPIIVTAPGLARLDLLAGTSVIEGEDLQRNLKGQIGDVIAKLPGVSTTAFVPGASRPILRGLGGDRVRVLVDDLGTADAGNVSDDHAVTVDPLIAQRVEVLRGPAVLLYGSQAIGGAVNVETSRLPDRVPDAPQVNALVGADTAFNRFQGGASFDLPLSQSLSFHVDGAYQETGDLEIPGYAVAPDLRTDLLADAAEHAAEGEAEEAAELTEAASRRRRVPNSASEQKSAAASLNWFSGNSSLGAAFSWYDTAYGVPERPGAGHAHSEEAEDHDHDHDHAEHEHEEGHEHGDVTIGMQQYRGDLKGVLDLGTGFFDELRTRWAYTDYRHTEFEGDEVGTVFTVETVEGRAELVQTPRDGWSGSIGAQYLHTDFGAVGAEAFVPPNVTETFALFALQSVELGLAELQAGARYDNTSIDVETLGEQRDFDGFSGSLGLSLPLGGTGLRAGVVGSHAERAPTTTELFAEGPHIATQQFEIGNADLDKERSWGLEGYVRGSFGGAQLSASVYHSWFDNFIYLTDTGVEEDGLPVSTFAQGGMNLFGAEGEVQFPLVDTSRFDLAADLRATYTRATLDEGGPVPRIPPLSLLGALQAGLGPVDARAEVQWFDDQDRLADGETPTDGFTFVNLSLGYHPLPQNENVLILLQLDNVFAKEGRNHASFTKDFVPLAGRNFRVSARISL
- the rpoC gene encoding DNA-directed RNA polymerase subunit beta', which gives rise to MNELTKFTNQLAKPETFDQIQIGIASPEKIRSWSFGEIKKPETINYRTFKPERDGLFCARIFGPVKDYECLCGKYKRMKYKGVVCEKCGVEVTVTKVRRERMGHIELAAPVAHIWFLKSLPSRIGLLLDMQLKQLERVLYFEAYIVTEPGLTPLEKFQLLSEDELLDAQDEYGEDAFTADIGAAAVKTMLMDLDLEQERKDLLGELETTKSTLKPKKIIKRLKVVESFIDSGNRPEWMILEVVPVIPPELRPLVPLDGGRFATSDLNDLYRRVINRNNRLKRLMELRAPDIIVRNEKRMLQEAVDALFDNGRRGRVITGANKRPLKSLSDMLKGKQGRFRQNLLGKRVDYSGRSVIVTGPELKLHQCGLPKKMALELFKPFIYARLDAKGLSMTLKQAKKWVEKERKEVWDILDEVIREHPVLLNRAPTLHRLGIQAFEPVLIEGKAIQLHPLVCSAFNADFDGDQMAVHVPLSLEAQLEARVLMMSTNNILSPANGKPIIVPSQDMVLGLYYLSMDREGEPGEGSVLADLAEVHQALHVGAVTLHTKIVSRVPQTDEKGKQYMARVETTPGRMLIGECLPKSHRVPYSVINRLLTKKEIGDVIDQVYRHTGQKDTVLFADAIMALGFRNAFKAGISFGKDDMIIPDSKVQLVDETKALVADYEQQYQDGFITQQEKYNKVIDAWSRCGDQVANAMMDEIRAAPLDENGRQKPINSIYMMSHSGARGSPAQMKQLAGMRGLMAKPSGEIIETPIISNFKEGLTVLEYFNSTHGARKGLADTALKTANSGYLTRRLVDVSQDCVIGEIDCGTERLLEMRGIIQGGSVIASLAERILGRTVGEDIVNATTGEVIAKAGTLLDEPMVKIIEDAEVQVAKIRSPLVCEAKVGVCATCYGRDLARGTPVNIGEAVGVIAAQSIGEPGTQLTMRTFHIGGAAQVNETSHLESISDGRVEYRDIPTITDKRGRRLSLARNGEIAVIDAEGRERAIHRVPYGTVLMHENGGTVKEGDRLAEWDPFTLPIITETAGIVRYQDLVEGKTLEERVDDATGIAQRVVIEYRAAGRSKKEDLRPRLTLLNEAGGETEAARYMLAPGTTMSVEDGQQVEAGDILARASREAAKTRDITGGLPRVAELFEARKPKDNAIIAKISGRVEFVRDYKAKRKIAIIPEEGDPVEYLIPKTKVIDVQEGDMVRKGDTLISGSPDPHDILEVLGVEALAEYLVNEIQEVYRLQGVKINDKHIEVIVRQMLQKVEISDGGDTTLLPGEQLDLAEMLEVNAGLPKGKAPAAGFPILLGITKASLQTRSFISAASFQETTRVLTQAAVEGKKDMLNGLKENVIVGRLIPAGTGAGMNRLRVTATSRDAAIRAQWKRAQEALIAANTAEEEHAAELLQGEEAAIGDDPLARMEGETHGTDADAGDYLIQSDETPESEPDAE